From a single Bradyrhizobium sediminis genomic region:
- a CDS encoding UDP-2,3-diacylglucosamine diphosphatase, translating into MSEELPDRRFRTLFISDVHLGARGSQAGQLLDFLRCHDADTIYLVGDIVDGWALQSSWYWPQSHNDFVQKLLRKARKGAKIIYVPGNHDEFLRNYYGTHFGGIDVVENTIHTGVDGRRYLVIHGDIFDLVVQNARWLAHLGDKAYDFAIRMNRLVNAFRRWFGVPYWSLSQWAKLKVKNAVNYIGAFEQTLAAEARRHGADGVICGHIHYATIRDEHDIRYMNCGDWVESCTALAEHEDGRFEIITWTDPLRRTVPVAAVAARAA; encoded by the coding sequence ATGAGTGAAGAGTTGCCGGACCGGCGCTTTCGCACTTTGTTTATCTCCGACGTCCATCTCGGAGCCCGCGGCTCGCAAGCCGGCCAGTTGCTGGATTTCCTGCGCTGCCATGACGCCGACACCATCTATCTGGTCGGCGATATCGTCGACGGATGGGCGCTGCAGTCGAGCTGGTACTGGCCGCAATCGCATAACGACTTCGTGCAGAAACTGCTGCGCAAGGCGCGCAAGGGCGCCAAGATCATCTATGTGCCCGGCAACCACGACGAGTTCCTGCGCAACTATTACGGCACGCATTTCGGCGGCATCGACGTCGTGGAAAACACCATCCATACCGGGGTCGACGGCAGGCGTTATCTGGTGATCCACGGCGATATCTTCGATCTCGTGGTGCAGAATGCGCGCTGGCTCGCCCATCTCGGCGACAAGGCCTACGATTTCGCGATCCGGATGAACCGTCTCGTCAACGCCTTCCGGCGGTGGTTCGGCGTGCCCTATTGGTCGCTGTCGCAATGGGCCAAGCTGAAGGTCAAGAACGCGGTCAACTATATCGGCGCCTTCGAACAGACGCTGGCCGCCGAGGCGCGGCGTCACGGCGCCGACGGCGTGATCTGCGGCCACATTCACTACGCCACCATCCGCGACGAGCATGACATCCGCTACATGAATTGCGGCGACTGGGTGGAGAGCTGCACCGCGCTGGCCGAGCACGAGGACGGCCGCTTTGAAATCATCACCTGGACCGATCCGCTGCGGCGGACGGTGCCTGTCGCCGCGGTGGCGGCGCGCGCCGCCTGA
- a CDS encoding CHRD domain-containing protein yields MSKTRTMLATLALGAAVAIAGPAFADKMKATLDGKAEVPATTSAGKGTADIDYDAATKKLSWKLTYSGLSGPATAAHFHGPAAAGANGGVALAIPNAAKSPVEGSATLTDAQAADLMAGKYYINIHTAANPAGEIRGQVTK; encoded by the coding sequence ATGTCGAAGACCAGGACCATGCTTGCCACCCTTGCTTTGGGCGCAGCCGTCGCCATTGCCGGACCCGCCTTCGCCGACAAGATGAAGGCGACCCTCGACGGAAAAGCCGAGGTTCCCGCCACCACCTCGGCCGGGAAAGGCACCGCCGACATCGACTACGACGCCGCCACCAAGAAGCTAAGCTGGAAATTGACCTATTCGGGGCTTTCCGGGCCGGCGACCGCCGCGCATTTCCACGGCCCCGCCGCAGCCGGCGCCAACGGCGGCGTCGCACTGGCGATCCCCAATGCCGCCAAGAGCCCGGTCGAAGGCAGCGCCACCCTGACCGACGCCCAAGCCGCCGACCTGATGGCCGGCAAGTACTACATCAACATCCACACCGCAGCCAATCCGGCCGGCGAAATCCGCGGTCAGGTGACGAAGTAA
- a CDS encoding outer membrane protein — MRASTFKALATAAFAAMAAIPAASAADLAPRYTKAPPVMVEVWNWTGFYIGGNAGYSWGRSNSDVSYFNTATGLPIVPPAGSITSAAFDMNGGIAGGQAGYNWQTGSWVWGVEADIQWSGEKGSSRFLCAPLAQLGGACLPGLTALIPGVTGTSLALDQSLEWFGTARLRGGFLVSPRVLLYGTGGLAYGSIKTSGTLSGFTPGDVPVSISGSSTETHLGWTVGAGIEGKITQNWSAKLEYLYMDLGRYDSLTLSLAPASLIGAHVSSHFTDHILRAGINYQFGGPVVAKY, encoded by the coding sequence ATGCGCGCTTCGACATTCAAGGCACTCGCGACCGCGGCCTTCGCCGCGATGGCAGCAATTCCGGCAGCGTCCGCGGCGGATCTCGCTCCGCGCTACACCAAGGCGCCGCCTGTCATGGTTGAGGTCTGGAACTGGACCGGCTTCTATATCGGCGGCAACGCCGGATACAGCTGGGGACGCTCGAACTCCGACGTTTCGTATTTCAACACGGCGACCGGTCTGCCGATCGTGCCGCCCGCGGGCTCGATCACCAGCGCCGCCTTCGACATGAACGGCGGTATCGCCGGCGGTCAGGCTGGTTACAACTGGCAAACCGGCAGCTGGGTCTGGGGCGTCGAAGCCGACATTCAGTGGTCGGGCGAAAAGGGAAGCTCACGCTTTCTCTGCGCGCCGCTAGCGCAGCTTGGAGGCGCCTGTCTTCCCGGATTGACGGCTCTCATTCCCGGCGTAACCGGAACCAGCCTCGCTCTGGACCAGAGCCTCGAATGGTTCGGCACCGCTCGGCTGCGCGGCGGTTTCCTGGTGTCGCCTCGGGTGCTGCTGTACGGCACGGGCGGTCTGGCCTACGGCTCCATCAAGACCAGCGGCACGCTCTCCGGCTTTACCCCCGGTGATGTCCCGGTCTCTATCTCCGGCTCGAGCACCGAAACGCACCTCGGCTGGACCGTCGGCGCCGGCATCGAGGGCAAGATCACCCAGAACTGGAGCGCCAAGCTCGAATATCTCTATATGGATCTCGGACGCTACGACAGCCTGACCCTGTCTCTCGCGCCGGCCAGCCTGATTGGTGCGCATGTAAGCTCGCACTTCACGGACCACATCCTGCGCGCCGGCATCAACTACCAGTTCGGCGGTCCGGTGGTCGCGAAGTATTGA
- a CDS encoding class I SAM-dependent methyltransferase — translation MNTSDLDRSIVETAYARWAPIYDAVCGPVMVNGRRAAAKAARAIGGRILEVGVGTGLSFDDYDASTEVTGIDLSAPMLAKARAKMASGRYPYVKDVQLMDAHRMAFADATFDCVVAQFVITLVAHPEQVLSECHRVVKPGGRIILVNHLYSEKGVAAAVERWAAQRTRGLGLRPEFPFARLQAWAEGNDDAILVERRKVAPFGIYTLVCFERAVSSAA, via the coding sequence ATGAACACTTCCGATCTCGACCGCAGCATCGTTGAAACCGCCTATGCGCGGTGGGCGCCGATCTATGACGCGGTGTGCGGGCCGGTCATGGTCAATGGCCGCCGCGCGGCGGCGAAGGCGGCGCGGGCGATCGGCGGCAGGATTCTCGAGGTCGGCGTCGGCACCGGTCTGTCGTTCGACGATTACGATGCGTCCACCGAAGTCACCGGCATCGACCTGTCCGCGCCGATGCTGGCGAAGGCGCGGGCGAAAATGGCGAGTGGGCGCTATCCTTACGTGAAGGATGTGCAGCTGATGGATGCGCACCGGATGGCGTTTGCGGATGCGACCTTCGATTGCGTGGTGGCGCAGTTCGTCATCACGCTGGTGGCTCATCCCGAGCAGGTGCTGTCCGAGTGCCACCGCGTGGTGAAGCCGGGTGGGCGGATCATCCTGGTCAACCATCTCTATTCGGAGAAAGGCGTCGCCGCTGCGGTCGAGCGGTGGGCCGCGCAGCGCACCCGCGGGCTCGGCCTGCGGCCGGAATTTCCGTTCGCGCGGCTGCAGGCATGGGCGGAAGGCAACGACGACGCCATTCTGGTCGAGCGGCGCAAGGTGGCGCCGTTCGGGATCTACACACTGGTCTGTTTCGAACGCGCGGTATCCTCGGCAGCCTAG
- a CDS encoding TAXI family TRAP transporter solute-binding subunit encodes MINPIMKLAAIVLAGTAVATSTAVAQVKLPPSVTMTAYDTGTSGFNITVAIGKMFKDKYGTDARVLPAGNDVARLQPLRLNRATISAMGAGVYFSQEGVFEFATREWGPQAVQITLSSVDCNGLSLAVAGDVGVKTLAELKGKRVGFVVGSPALNQNALAMLAFAGLTAKDVKIVEFASNNAMWKGANNNDVDAMFGSTIAGPAKELQTSPRGIVWPPLPHSDKAGWDRVRKVGPFFTEHKATCGAGSEFSKDKPIEIGTYPYPIYTVYGSQAENEVYMLTKALIEGYDGYKDGAPGASGLAVKGQTKNWAVPVHKGAVKALKEAGAWSDDQEKHNNALFKRQEILAAAWTDFNKGSPSADPAKFTEEWMSARKAALAKAGLVNTF; translated from the coding sequence ATGATCAATCCGATCATGAAGCTTGCGGCCATTGTACTGGCCGGAACTGCGGTTGCGACATCGACCGCGGTCGCGCAGGTGAAATTGCCGCCAAGCGTGACGATGACGGCCTATGACACCGGCACGTCCGGATTCAACATCACCGTCGCGATCGGCAAGATGTTCAAGGACAAGTACGGCACGGACGCACGCGTCCTGCCCGCCGGCAACGACGTCGCCCGCCTGCAGCCGCTGCGCCTCAACCGCGCAACGATCTCGGCGATGGGCGCCGGCGTCTATTTCTCGCAGGAAGGCGTGTTCGAATTCGCGACACGGGAATGGGGACCGCAGGCGGTCCAGATCACACTGAGTTCGGTCGACTGCAACGGCCTTTCGCTGGCGGTCGCCGGCGACGTCGGGGTGAAGACCCTGGCGGAGTTGAAGGGCAAGCGCGTCGGCTTCGTCGTCGGCTCGCCCGCGCTCAACCAGAATGCGCTGGCGATGCTGGCGTTCGCCGGTCTGACGGCCAAGGATGTCAAGATCGTCGAATTCGCCAGCAACAACGCGATGTGGAAAGGTGCCAACAACAACGACGTCGATGCGATGTTCGGATCGACCATCGCCGGGCCAGCCAAGGAGCTGCAGACCTCGCCGCGCGGTATCGTCTGGCCTCCCCTGCCGCACTCCGACAAGGCGGGCTGGGATCGCGTGCGCAAGGTCGGGCCGTTCTTCACCGAGCACAAAGCCACCTGCGGCGCCGGCAGCGAATTTTCCAAGGACAAGCCGATCGAGATCGGCACCTATCCGTATCCGATCTACACGGTCTACGGCAGCCAGGCCGAGAACGAGGTCTACATGCTGACCAAGGCGCTGATCGAAGGCTATGACGGATACAAGGACGGCGCGCCAGGCGCCAGCGGGCTTGCGGTGAAGGGGCAGACCAAGAACTGGGCGGTGCCGGTGCACAAGGGCGCAGTCAAGGCGCTGAAGGAGGCCGGGGCCTGGAGCGACGACCAGGAGAAGCACAACAACGCGCTGTTCAAGCGGCAGGAGATTCTGGCCGCGGCGTGGACCGACTTCAACAAGGGCAGCCCGTCGGCCGATCCCGCAAAATTCACCGAGGAGTGGATGAGCGCGCGCAAGGCGGCGCTCGCCAAGGCCGGCCTGGTCAATACGTTCTAG
- a CDS encoding xanthine dehydrogenase family protein molybdopterin-binding subunit — protein MAAPIKFGVGQSVVRKEDDALIRGKGRYTDDHAPQASMHALVLRSPHAHAKFTINATRARSLPGIGAILTAEDVKDLGGLPCLFNLEVNPFTGPPYAILARDVVRHVGDAVAFVVADTVDQARDAIEAIEVNWTPLPATIGVANAVKKGAPQVWPEHPGNVLFDVPIGDKKATEAAFAKAHAVAEISIVNPRAVINFMETRAAVCEYDAKRDHLTLTVGSQGSHRLRDILCQNVLKIPVEKMRVICPDVGGGFGTKLFPYREYALIAVAARRLRRSVKWTADRSDHFVGDAQGRDNVTTARMALGQDGKFLGMDVDLMGDMGAYLSTFGPYIPHGGAGMLPGLYDIQAFHCRVRTVFTHTVPVDAYRGAGRPEAAYVVERLVDAAARKLGMTPDAIRRKNFISPRAMPYKTATGKVYDSGDFTAHMKRAMEIANWKEFPKRAKAAKKQGLVRGIGLGTYVEVCGTMGEETANVALDPDGGVTILIGTQSSGQGHQTAYAQIVAEQFGLTPDRVRTLQGDTDKIATGLGTGGSASIPTGGVSVERATRTLGANLREIAAEALETSAGDLEISGGIVRIAGTDRSITFADLARRPGVDPSKLKASATFTSADGTFPNGTHLAEVEIDPATGIIRIVSYVIVDDFGVTLNPLLLAGQVHGGAMQGIGQALMEHAVYDPKSGQLVTGTLMDYALPRATDGPSFVFETHNVPCKTNPLGVKGAGEAGAIGSCPAVVNAIIDGLWREYKIDHIDMPATPERVWIAIREHQRRHSL, from the coding sequence ATGGCTGCTCCCATCAAGTTCGGCGTCGGTCAAAGCGTCGTCCGCAAGGAAGACGACGCGCTGATTCGCGGCAAAGGCCGCTACACCGACGATCACGCGCCGCAGGCCTCGATGCATGCGCTGGTGCTGCGTTCGCCTCATGCGCACGCGAAATTCACCATCAACGCCACCCGCGCCAGGAGCCTGCCGGGCATCGGCGCGATCCTGACGGCGGAAGACGTCAAGGATCTCGGCGGCCTTCCCTGCCTGTTCAACCTGGAAGTCAATCCGTTCACCGGCCCGCCTTATGCAATTCTCGCGCGCGACGTGGTGCGCCACGTCGGCGATGCCGTGGCCTTCGTGGTCGCGGACACGGTCGATCAGGCCCGCGACGCGATCGAGGCCATCGAGGTCAACTGGACGCCGCTTCCGGCCACGATCGGCGTCGCCAATGCGGTGAAGAAAGGCGCGCCGCAGGTCTGGCCCGAGCATCCGGGCAATGTGCTGTTCGACGTTCCGATCGGCGACAAGAAGGCGACCGAGGCGGCGTTCGCGAAGGCGCATGCGGTGGCCGAAATATCGATCGTCAATCCGCGGGCGGTGATCAACTTCATGGAGACGCGCGCGGCGGTCTGCGAATACGACGCCAAGCGGGACCACCTGACGCTCACGGTCGGCAGCCAGGGCAGCCACCGGCTGCGCGACATCCTGTGCCAGAACGTGCTGAAAATTCCGGTCGAGAAGATGCGGGTGATCTGCCCGGATGTCGGCGGCGGCTTCGGCACCAAGCTGTTTCCCTATCGCGAATATGCGCTGATCGCGGTCGCCGCGCGCCGGCTGCGTCGCAGCGTCAAGTGGACGGCTGATCGCTCCGATCATTTCGTGGGCGACGCGCAGGGCCGCGACAACGTCACCACGGCGCGGATGGCGCTCGGTCAGGACGGCAAGTTCCTCGGCATGGACGTCGACCTGATGGGCGACATGGGCGCCTATCTGTCGACCTTCGGCCCCTACATTCCGCATGGCGGCGCCGGCATGCTGCCCGGACTCTACGATATCCAGGCTTTCCATTGCCGGGTCCGCACCGTGTTCACCCACACCGTGCCGGTCGACGCCTATCGCGGCGCCGGACGTCCCGAAGCCGCCTATGTCGTCGAGCGGCTGGTCGACGCCGCCGCGCGCAAGCTCGGGATGACGCCGGACGCCATCCGCCGCAAGAATTTCATCTCGCCGCGCGCGATGCCCTACAAGACCGCGACCGGCAAGGTCTACGATTCCGGCGACTTCACCGCGCATATGAAGCGGGCGATGGAAATCGCCAACTGGAAGGAATTTCCCAAGCGCGCCAAGGCCGCGAAGAAGCAGGGTCTGGTGCGCGGCATCGGACTCGGCACCTATGTCGAGGTCTGCGGCACCATGGGCGAGGAGACCGCCAATGTGGCGCTCGATCCCGATGGCGGCGTCACCATCCTGATCGGCACGCAATCGAGCGGGCAGGGCCACCAGACCGCCTATGCGCAGATCGTCGCCGAGCAGTTCGGGCTGACGCCGGATCGCGTTCGCACCCTGCAGGGCGATACCGACAAGATCGCCACCGGCCTCGGCACCGGCGGTTCGGCGTCGATACCGACCGGCGGCGTCAGCGTCGAGCGCGCCACCCGCACCCTGGGTGCGAATTTGCGCGAGATCGCCGCCGAGGCGCTGGAAACCAGCGCCGGCGACCTCGAGATCAGCGGCGGCATCGTGCGGATCGCCGGCACCGACCGCTCGATCACCTTCGCCGATCTCGCCAGGCGGCCGGGCGTCGACCCGTCGAAGCTGAAGGCAAGCGCTACCTTCACCAGCGCCGACGGCACCTTCCCCAACGGCACTCACCTCGCCGAAGTCGAGATCGATCCCGCCACCGGCATCATCCGGATCGTCAGCTACGTGATCGTCGACGACTTCGGGGTGACGCTGAATCCGCTGCTGCTCGCCGGCCAGGTTCACGGCGGCGCGATGCAGGGGATCGGCCAGGCCCTGATGGAACACGCGGTCTATGATCCCAAGAGCGGCCAGCTCGTCACCGGCACGCTGATGGACTACGCGCTTCCGCGCGCCACCGATGGTCCGTCATTCGTGTTCGAGACCCACAACGTCCCCTGCAAGACCAATCCTTTGGGGGTGAAGGGCGCGGGGGAAGCGGGCGCGATCGGCTCCTGCCCGGCGGTCGTCAATGCGATCATCGACGGGCTGTGGCGCGAATACAAGATCGACCACATCGATATGCCGGCCACCCCCGAGCGGGTCTGGATCGCGATCCGCGAGCACCAGCGCCGGCACAGTCTCTGA
- a CDS encoding c-type cytochrome, which yields MLRRTFFGLVVTAVIGCAIFWWLTIPAVVASNALPAYTPNPANGLTTFNAGGCSSCHAVPGQPDRLKLGGGLAIPSPFGTFRVPNISPDPADGIGRWTEAEFVTAMLKGTSPAGGHYFPAFPYASYEHAKAEDVRDLFAYLKTLPPVSGKAPGHDVPFPFNVRRNVGIWKFLFMDGKPSAPDPARSAQWNRGAYLVNGLGHCAECHSPRNLLGGIVASQRFAGGPNPEGEGWVPNITQKRLGEWSARDFAYFLETGQTPEGDTAGGSMARVIRNTSQLKPEDRAAMAEYLKSLPPVEGPPRPKKAAKS from the coding sequence ATGCTGCGGCGAACTTTCTTTGGCCTTGTCGTTACCGCCGTCATCGGCTGTGCGATTTTCTGGTGGCTGACGATCCCGGCGGTCGTCGCCTCGAATGCGTTGCCCGCTTACACGCCGAATCCGGCCAACGGCCTCACAACGTTCAACGCCGGCGGATGTTCCTCCTGCCACGCTGTACCCGGCCAGCCCGATCGCCTGAAACTCGGCGGCGGCCTCGCCATCCCGTCGCCGTTCGGGACCTTCCGCGTGCCCAACATCTCGCCCGACCCTGCCGATGGCATCGGGCGATGGACCGAGGCGGAATTCGTCACGGCGATGCTGAAGGGTACCTCGCCCGCGGGCGGGCACTACTTTCCGGCGTTTCCCTATGCGTCCTACGAGCACGCGAAGGCCGAAGACGTCCGCGACCTCTTTGCCTATCTGAAGACGCTGCCGCCGGTGTCCGGCAAGGCGCCTGGTCACGATGTGCCGTTTCCATTCAATGTCAGGCGCAATGTCGGGATCTGGAAATTTCTGTTCATGGACGGCAAGCCTTCCGCGCCGGATCCGGCGCGCTCGGCGCAATGGAATCGCGGCGCCTATCTGGTGAACGGCCTTGGCCATTGCGCGGAGTGTCACAGCCCACGCAATCTTCTCGGCGGCATCGTCGCTTCGCAGCGCTTTGCGGGCGGACCGAACCCGGAAGGCGAAGGCTGGGTGCCGAACATCACGCAGAAGCGACTTGGCGAGTGGAGCGCCAGGGACTTCGCCTATTTCCTCGAGACCGGGCAGACGCCGGAAGGCGACACCGCCGGCGGATCGATGGCGCGCGTGATCAGGAACACCTCGCAACTCAAGCCTGAGGATCGCGCGGCGATGGCCGAATACCTGAAGTCGCTGCCGCCGGTGGAGGGACCGCCGAGGCCGAAGAAGGCGGCGAAATCGTAA
- a CDS encoding c-type cytochrome codes for MMRTVVAVGTLLLGVGAVVAQQDLVKQAQTEMKGNGKNAGALGAMFKGEKPYDQATVDSALAQFEGTAKKLPTLFPASVKGLKPEGDYSASPKIWEDKAGFDAKIASFAKVVAEAKAKIKDLDSLKANFPGIGKECGGCHETFRLKNG; via the coding sequence ATGATGCGAACTGTCGTGGCGGTGGGAACGTTGTTGCTGGGTGTGGGCGCGGTGGTGGCGCAGCAGGACCTGGTCAAGCAGGCCCAGACCGAGATGAAGGGCAACGGCAAGAATGCGGGCGCCCTCGGGGCGATGTTCAAGGGCGAGAAGCCCTACGATCAGGCTACCGTCGATAGCGCGCTGGCGCAGTTCGAGGGCACCGCCAAGAAGCTCCCGACGCTGTTTCCGGCAAGCGTCAAGGGCCTGAAGCCGGAAGGCGACTACAGCGCCTCGCCCAAGATCTGGGAAGACAAGGCCGGCTTCGACGCCAAGATCGCGAGCTTCGCCAAGGTGGTGGCCGAGGCCAAGGCCAAGATCAAGGATCTCGACTCGCTGAAAGCGAATTTCCCCGGCATCGGCAAGGAATGCGGCGGCTGCCACGAGACCTTCCGCCTCAAGAACGGCTAG
- the thiD gene encoding bifunctional hydroxymethylpyrimidine kinase/phosphomethylpyrimidine kinase, translating into MTIPIALTIAGSDSSGGAGIQADLKSFAALGVYGASVITALTAQNTRGVTGIHQVPADFVTAQIDAVFDDLEVRAVKIGMVAELAVIDAIAAGLKKWSPQHIVLDPVMVATSGDRLLAADAIEGLRTKLIPLASLITPNLPEAAALLNEPPAAGEAAIESQGRRLLAMGCPAVLIKGGHGQGAESIDYLVRNSGVIALAAPRIATGNTHGTGCSLSSAIAAGLAKGEDLETAVRNAKAWVSAAIAAADRLGVGHGHGPIHHFYRFY; encoded by the coding sequence ATGACAATCCCGATCGCGCTCACCATCGCCGGCTCGGATTCGTCAGGCGGCGCCGGTATCCAGGCCGACCTGAAGAGTTTTGCCGCGCTCGGCGTCTACGGCGCCTCCGTCATCACGGCCCTGACCGCGCAGAACACGCGCGGCGTCACCGGCATTCATCAGGTGCCCGCCGATTTCGTCACCGCGCAGATCGACGCGGTATTCGACGATCTCGAGGTCAGGGCCGTCAAGATCGGCATGGTGGCGGAGCTTGCGGTCATCGACGCCATCGCCGCGGGGCTGAAGAAGTGGTCGCCGCAACACATCGTGCTCGATCCCGTGATGGTCGCGACCTCGGGTGACCGCCTGCTGGCCGCGGACGCCATCGAAGGTTTGCGGACCAAACTCATCCCGCTGGCCTCGCTGATCACGCCCAATTTGCCGGAAGCCGCCGCGCTCTTGAACGAGCCGCCCGCCGCCGGCGAGGCCGCGATCGAGAGCCAGGGCAGGCGGCTGTTGGCGATGGGCTGTCCCGCGGTGCTGATCAAGGGCGGCCACGGGCAGGGCGCCGAGAGCATCGACTATCTCGTCAGGAATAGCGGCGTCATCGCGCTGGCGGCGCCGCGCATCGCCACCGGCAACACCCACGGCACCGGTTGCTCATTGTCCTCCGCCATCGCGGCGGGCCTTGCGAAAGGCGAGGACCTGGAAACCGCGGTGCGCAACGCCAAGGCCTGGGTCAGCGCCGCGATCGCCGCGGCCGACCGGCTCGGCGTCGGCCACGGCCACGGGCCGATCCATCATTTTTACCGGTTTTACTGA
- a CDS encoding dienelactone hydrolase family protein: MARRKFFATIMMACAGSLVAAGAGAAPETVYFASADGRTQLAGYLFVPPTAGPHPAVVMLHGRAGPYSSNVHRGCTLVARDNGSPCNASTLSKRHAAWGTYWAGRGYLALLPDSFGPRNKAHGFGRFSHGNPDRDDVNERTVRPLDAEGALRYLQSRRDVTPGKIYLQGWSNGASTALNVMYRQTSLPSGGFRAAIALYPGCGPRALISQDYKAASPVTVFLASGDQEVSPAVCHRVLDSAESRGEPVRIVEYAGATHNFDDPGKKRQSVDANSTAREDVMRRAAALFGN; encoded by the coding sequence ATGGCGCGGCGGAAATTTTTCGCGACGATCATGATGGCCTGTGCCGGAAGCCTCGTTGCCGCCGGTGCCGGTGCAGCGCCGGAAACCGTATACTTTGCCAGCGCCGACGGCCGCACCCAGCTTGCAGGTTATTTGTTTGTTCCGCCGACCGCAGGCCCGCATCCCGCAGTCGTGATGTTGCATGGCAGAGCCGGGCCATATTCCTCCAACGTCCATCGGGGATGCACGCTAGTCGCAAGGGACAACGGGTCGCCTTGCAACGCCTCGACCCTCTCCAAACGTCACGCGGCGTGGGGCACCTATTGGGCCGGACGCGGCTATCTCGCGTTGCTGCCCGACAGTTTCGGACCGCGAAACAAGGCGCACGGTTTCGGTCGGTTCAGTCACGGCAACCCGGACCGCGACGACGTGAATGAGCGGACGGTCCGTCCGCTCGATGCGGAGGGCGCGTTGAGATATCTGCAATCGCGCCGTGATGTGACACCCGGGAAAATCTATCTGCAGGGCTGGTCAAACGGCGCGAGCACGGCACTCAATGTCATGTACCGCCAAACCTCCCTGCCCTCCGGCGGATTTCGCGCCGCGATCGCATTGTATCCGGGTTGCGGTCCTCGCGCCCTGATCTCGCAGGACTACAAGGCTGCCTCGCCGGTAACGGTCTTCCTCGCGTCCGGCGACCAAGAGGTTTCGCCCGCGGTTTGCCACCGAGTGCTCGATTCCGCTGAAAGCAGGGGTGAGCCGGTCAGGATCGTCGAGTATGCCGGGGCAACGCACAATTTCGACGACCCCGGCAAGAAGCGACAGTCGGTCGACGCCAACAGCACGGCGCGCGAAGACGTGATGCGCCGGGCTGCCGCACTGTTCGGCAATTGA
- a CDS encoding Lrp/AsnC ligand binding domain-containing protein — protein MVPFFVQFKCKLGQSYAVANALAEAEIASEIYSTAGDYDLLVKFYVDNDTDIGHFVNEKVQVIPGIQDTHTIITFKAFGPG, from the coding sequence ATGGTTCCCTTTTTCGTACAGTTCAAATGCAAGCTCGGCCAATCCTACGCCGTCGCCAATGCGCTCGCCGAGGCCGAGATCGCCTCGGAGATCTATTCCACCGCCGGCGATTACGACCTGCTGGTCAAGTTCTACGTCGACAACGACACCGACATCGGCCATTTCGTCAACGAGAAGGTGCAGGTCATTCCCGGCATCCAGGACACCCACACCATCATCACCTTCAAGGCGTTCGGCCCAGGCTAG